The following proteins are co-located in the Castanea sativa cultivar Marrone di Chiusa Pesio chromosome 8, ASM4071231v1 genome:
- the LOC142606445 gene encoding uncharacterized protein LOC142606445, protein MVSLQEPLTWKVYVDGVANQRGFGVGLVVISPEKITIEKSLRLDFSTTNNKAEYEALLVGMDMVHKMGERTIEVYSDSRLVVGQVKGELETRDLRMQGYLSQVRHLQSEFKSFALQQIPRSRDTHANSLITLATSTAKLTLGHPGRGFV, encoded by the coding sequence ATGGTATCCCTGCAAGAACCTCTAACCTGGAAGGTATACGTAGATGGTGTGGCCAATCAAAGGGGATTTGGAGTGGGGCTAGTCGTGATATCCCCTGAGAAGATCaccattgagaaatccttgaggttGGACTTCTCGACCACGAACAATAAAGCCGAGTATGAGGCTTTGTTGGTGGGGATGGATATGGTCCATAAAATGGGAGAAAGAACAATAGAGGTATATTCAGATTCAAGGTTGGTTGTTGGACAGGTAAAAGGAGAGTTAGAAACCAGAGATTTGAGGATGCAAGGATATTTGAGTCAAGTTAGGCACCTGCAGTCAGAGTTCAAGTCTTTCGCCTTACAGCAAATCCCAAGAAGTAGAGACACGCACGCAAACTCTCTTATCACTCTCGCAACTTCCACGGCAAAGCTTACTTTGGGTCATCCTGGTCGAGGATTTGTGTAA
- the LOC142606446 gene encoding uncharacterized protein LOC142606446 yields the protein MRERENLKMYSNRYWEIFNEINRNFDDVYGLPAKHGLRKSLTRKPVESMCQLMDCIDKYKRVEEDQQQGKGKAKVVPQDRRDFRLDRYNNDGPRRDFARQSGSTAAQVVSAVFRESVHQILEQIKNEPYFKWPNKMRADPTKRNQSLHYQYH from the coding sequence ATGCGAGAAAGGGAAAACCTGAAAATGTATTCTAACAGGTACTGGGAGATATTTAATGAGATAAATAGGAACTTTGATGATGTCTATGGCCTACCTGCCAAGCATGGTTTGAGGAAGTCTTTAACTAGGAAACCTGTTGAGAGTATGTGCCAGCTCATGGACTGTATTGACAAGTATAAGCGGGTCGAGGAGGACCAACAACAAGGAAAAGGGAAGGCCAAGGTGGTCCCCCAGGATAGAAGGGACTTTAGGttggacagatacaacaatgaCGGTCCTCGAAGAGATTTCGCTCGGCAATCTGGATCCACTGCTGCTCAAGTGGTCAGCGCAGTGTTTCGAGAGTCGGTACATCAAATTCTGGAACAAATTAAGAATGAGCCATACTTCAAGTGGCCAAATAAAATGAGAGCAGACCCCACGAAGCGTAACCAAAGCCTTCATTACCAATACCACTAG
- the LOC142606885 gene encoding GTP-binding protein BRASSINAZOLE INSENSITIVE PALE GREEN 2, chloroplastic, giving the protein MVILIARTLSTSQKLKHSLYSLSQLFTFAQHQQSLPTPKPKTPPPPFLFFNFKSFSSSIPSLPFTRDGNYEEPTSLVCPGCGVHMQNSNPKHPGFFLKPSEKKPDYHSHTHLVHIAQESEFPGSLKRGLVIQPEDGDEPGFDSGRRPERPVVCARCHSLRHYGKVKDPTVENLLPDFDFDHTVGRRLASTGGTRSVVLMVVDATDFDGSFPRKVARLVSETIEENSGAWKQGKSGNLPRMVMVVTKIDLLPTELSPTRLEHWVRQRAREGGAASKMTSVHMVSAVRDWGLKNLVEDVVKLAGPRGNVWAIGAQNAGKSTLLNSIGKHVGEGGGKITHLTEAPVPGTTLGIIRVEGILPGQGKLFDTPGLLHPHQITTRLTREEQKLVHISKELRPRTYRIKAGHTVHIAGLMRLDIEESSVDSIYFTVWASPYLPLHMGKTENAQIMQEEHFGLQLQPPIGEKRVEELGKWVRREFRVCGNSWDSSSVDIAASGLGWFAVGLKGEAVLGVWTYEGVDVVLRNSLIPYRSHTFEVAGFTVSKIVSKADQALNKRRQNEKKRKQSDPKVSVPAESPILTVGADSNSCSVRQYH; this is encoded by the exons ATGGTGATACTCATAGCTCGAACTCTCTCTACTTCCCAAAAGCTCAAACACTCCCTCTATTCTCTCTCACAACTCTTTACCTTTGCCCAACATCAACAATCACTCccaaccccaaaacccaaaaccccacCACCTCCATTTCTCTTCTTCAACTTCAAATCTTTCTCTTCCTCAATCCCATCTCTGCCCTTCACCCGCGATGGAAATTACGAGGAACCCACTTCCCTCGTCTGCCCTGGTTGTGGGGTTCACATGCAAAACTCAAACCCTAAGCACCCTGGCTTTTTCCTCAAGCCCTCGGAGAAGAAACCTGATTATCACTCACATACCCATCTCGTTCACATTGCTCAGGAATCGGAATTTCCGGGTTCCCTCAAAAGGGGTCTCGTGATTCAGCCCGAAGATGGCGATGAGCCGGGTTTTGATTCGGGGCGGAGGCCGGAGAGGCCGGTGGTTTGTGCGCGGTGCCATTCGTTGAGGCATTACGGGAAGGTAAAGGATCCGACGGTGGAGAATTTGCTGccggattttgattttgatcacaCGGTTGGGAGGCGGCTGGCTTCGACGGGCGGCACGCGGTCGGTGGTGTTGATGGTGGTGGATGCTACGGATTTCGATGGCTCGTTTCCGAGGAAAGTGGCTAGGCTGGTTTCGGAGACGATAGAGGAGAATTCTGGGGCGTGGAAGCAAGGGAAGTCGGGGAATTTGCCGAGGATGGTGATGGTGGTGACTAAGATTGATTTGTTGCCAACTGAGTTGTCACCGACGAGGTTGGAGCATTGGGTGAGGCAGAGAGCTAGGGAGGGTGGGGCAGCGAGTAAGATGACGAGTGTGCATATGGTGAGTGCAGTGAGGGATTGGGGGCTCAAGAATTTGGTGGAAGATGTGGTGAAATTGGCTGGGCCGAGAGGGAATGTGTGGGCAATAGGGGCACAGAATGCCGGTAAGAGTACGCTGTTAAATTCGATTGGGAAGCATGTAGGAGAAGGAGGAGGGAAGATTACACATTTGACGGAGGCACCGGTGCCAGGGACGACATTGGGGATCATTAGAGTGGAGGGAATTTTGCCGGGGCAGGGGAAGCTGTTTGACACGCCTGGGCTTTTGCATCCTCATCAGATCACCACGAGGTTGACGAGGGAAGAGCAAAAGCTTGTGCATATTAGCAAGGAGTTGAGACCTCGGACTTATAGgatcaag GCTGGTCATACAGTTCATATTGCTGGCCTTATGAGGCTGGATATAGAAGAATCATCTGTAGATTCTATCTACTTCACAGTGTGGGCATCTCCTTATCTCCCATTACACATGGGAAAAACAGAAAACGCACAGATAATGCAAGAGGAACATTTTGGCCTTCAGTTGCAG CCACCAATTGGGGAGAAACGAGTTGAAGAGCTTGGGAAATGGGTGAGAAGGGAATTCCGTGTATGTGGCAATAGCTGGGATTCAAGTTCAGTGGATATTGCTGCTTCAGGTCTGGGTTGGTTTGCTGTAGGACTTAAAGGAGAGGCAGTCTTAGGTGTTTGGACCTATGAAGGAGTTGATGTTGTGCTTCGCAATTCTTTAATACCTTATAGATCACATACTTTTGAAGTTGCAGGGTTTACAGTCTCAAAAATTGTCTCCAAGGCTGACCAAGCTTTAAATAAGCGGCgccaaaatgaaaagaagaggAAACAGAGTGATCCAAAAGTATCTGTACCAGCTGAATCACCAATATTAACAGTTGGTGCAGACTCAAATTCTTGTTCAGTCAGGCAGTATCATTAG
- the LOC142607867 gene encoding uncharacterized protein LOC142607867 isoform X2: protein MQKFRYDLNCATVGLQKEIKDKFHVDVGRMQVYRARKSAEKVIDGDDNEQYNRIWDYCETLKATNVGTTTLMLVDRPTLDVAGTFQRLYICLQATKEGFKAGCRPLIGLDGCFLKGNQKGQILSAVGRDANDNMYPIAMAIVETESKDSWPWFLDCLLKDLGPVEQHGWAFISDRQKGLIQSFDMVCPMADHKSCVRHLYANYRDKGHKGKALKDNLWAAATAYTEHEFLEQMGELKKLCPKAYEYLDNVDPSMWSRSYFTDYSKSDLLVNNLSESFNSYILDARDKPIITMIEKIRRKLMRRFQLKREGMSKLTGKICPKIQAKLDNEGLKSSDCVSIYAGNGLFEVECRHQRSVVNLSKRTCGCRKWDLTGIPCQHAISAILFDGSVPEDYVHPYYTIETYMKAYEPIIYPVASMEQWRRTSIDPLEPPKDKIQRGRPKIKRKRHPSEPKNPYKLSKAGTIIKCSECKKVGHNSRTCPSKKDKCLPMLRRHLQQTRSKQLEVQGLLLQVL, encoded by the exons ATGCAGAAGTTTAGATATGATTTAAACTGCGCGACCGTTGGATTGCAGAAAGAGATCAAGGATAAGTTTCATGTTGATGTGGGTAGGATGCAGGTGTATAGAGCAAGGAAAAGTGCTGAAAAAGTAATTGATGGTGATGATAATGAACAATATAATAGAATTTGGGACTATTGTGAGACATTAAAGGCTACAAATGTGGGTACCACTACATTGATGTTGGTGGATAGGCCTACTCTTGATGTGGCAGGTACATTTCAAAGGTTATACATTTGTCTCCAAGCTACAAAGGAAGGGTTCAAGGCTGGATGTAGACCCTTAATTGGGCTAGATGGATGTTTCTTGAAGGGTAACCAAAAAGGACAAATCTTAAGTGCTGTGGGAAGAGATGCCAATGATAACATGTACCCCATTGCTATGGCTATTGTAGAAACTGAGAGCAAGGACAGTTGGCCTTGGTTTCTTGATTGCTTGTTGAAGGATCTCGGCCCAGTTGAACAACATGGATGGGCATTCATTTCAGATAGACAAAAG GGCTTGATCCAAAGCTTTGACATGGTATGTCCTATGGCAGATCATAAGTCATGTGTGAGGCATTTGTATGCCAATTATAGAGATAAAGGCCACAAGGGGAAAGCACTTAAGGACAATTTGTGGGCTGCAGCTACAGCATATACAGAGCATGAGTTTCTTGAACAAATGGGTGAGCTTAAGAAATTGTGCCCAAAAGCTTATGAGTATTTGGATAATGTAGATCCATCCATGTGGTCTAGGTCATATTTCACAGATTATTCAAAGAGTGACTTGCTTGTGAATAATCTGTCAGAGAGTTTCAACTCATACATTTTAGATGCTAGGGACAAGCCTATAATAACCATGATTGAAAAGATTAGGAGAAAGCTGATGAGGAGGTTCCAATTGAAGAGGGAAGGGATGTCTAAATTGACAGGGAAAATATGTCCCAAAATTCAAGCGAAGTTGGACAATGAAGGTTTGAAGTCTTCTGATTGTGTGTCAATATATGCTGGAAATGGTTTATTTGAGGTTGAGTGCAGACATCAAAGGTCTGTTGTGAACTTGAGCAAGAGGACATGTGGTTGTAGGAAGTGGGATCTTACTGGCATCCCATGTCAGCATGCCATATCTGCCATACTATTTGATGGAAGTGTACCTGAAGATTATGTGCATCCTTATTACACAATTGAGACATACATGAAGGCATATGAACCAATAATTTACCCTGTGGCTAGCATGGAACAGTGGAGAAGGACATCAATAGATCCTTTGGAACCACCCAAGGATAAGATACAACGTGGTAGACCCAAGATAAAGAGAAAGAGGCATCCTTCAGAACCCAAAAACCCATATAAGCTAAGCAAGGCTGGTACCATCATCAAGTGCTCTGAGTGTAAGAAGGTGGGACATAATAGCAGAACATGTCCATCCAAAAAAGACAAG TGTCTACCAATGCTAAGAAGACACCTACAACAAACAAGAAGCAAGCAGTTGGAGGTGCAAGGGCTACTGCTGCAAGTGCTGTAG
- the LOC142607867 gene encoding uncharacterized protein LOC142607867 isoform X1, producing MQKFRYDLNCATVGLQKEIKDKFHVDVGRMQVYRARKSAEKVIDGDDNEQYNRIWDYCETLKATNVGTTTLMLVDRPTLDVAGTFQRLYICLQATKEGFKAGCRPLIGLDGCFLKGNQKGQILSAVGRDANDNMYPIAMAIVETESKDSWPWFLDCLLKDLGPVEQHGWAFISDRQKGLIQSFDMVCPMADHKSCVRHLYANYRDKGHKGKALKDNLWAAATAYTEHEFLEQMGELKKLCPKAYEYLDNVDPSMWSRSYFTDYSKSDLLVNNLSESFNSYILDARDKPIITMIEKIRRKLMRRFQLKREGMSKLTGKICPKIQAKLDNEGLKSSDCVSIYAGNGLFEVECRHQRSVVNLSKRTCGCRKWDLTGIPCQHAISAILFDGSVPEDYVHPYYTIETYMKAYEPIIYPVASMEQWRRTSIDPLEPPKDKIQRGRPKIKRKRHPSEPKNPYKLSKAGTIIKCSECKKVGHNSRTCPSKKDKGTVSTNAKKTPTTNKKQAVGGARATAASAVDSRAGGSRTVASSVVDSRVVAASSTGVRTSTAPLTIYGGDANNERVVVLTLEKAIQRMQDKKKKRPWV from the exons ATGCAGAAGTTTAGATATGATTTAAACTGCGCGACCGTTGGATTGCAGAAAGAGATCAAGGATAAGTTTCATGTTGATGTGGGTAGGATGCAGGTGTATAGAGCAAGGAAAAGTGCTGAAAAAGTAATTGATGGTGATGATAATGAACAATATAATAGAATTTGGGACTATTGTGAGACATTAAAGGCTACAAATGTGGGTACCACTACATTGATGTTGGTGGATAGGCCTACTCTTGATGTGGCAGGTACATTTCAAAGGTTATACATTTGTCTCCAAGCTACAAAGGAAGGGTTCAAGGCTGGATGTAGACCCTTAATTGGGCTAGATGGATGTTTCTTGAAGGGTAACCAAAAAGGACAAATCTTAAGTGCTGTGGGAAGAGATGCCAATGATAACATGTACCCCATTGCTATGGCTATTGTAGAAACTGAGAGCAAGGACAGTTGGCCTTGGTTTCTTGATTGCTTGTTGAAGGATCTCGGCCCAGTTGAACAACATGGATGGGCATTCATTTCAGATAGACAAAAG GGCTTGATCCAAAGCTTTGACATGGTATGTCCTATGGCAGATCATAAGTCATGTGTGAGGCATTTGTATGCCAATTATAGAGATAAAGGCCACAAGGGGAAAGCACTTAAGGACAATTTGTGGGCTGCAGCTACAGCATATACAGAGCATGAGTTTCTTGAACAAATGGGTGAGCTTAAGAAATTGTGCCCAAAAGCTTATGAGTATTTGGATAATGTAGATCCATCCATGTGGTCTAGGTCATATTTCACAGATTATTCAAAGAGTGACTTGCTTGTGAATAATCTGTCAGAGAGTTTCAACTCATACATTTTAGATGCTAGGGACAAGCCTATAATAACCATGATTGAAAAGATTAGGAGAAAGCTGATGAGGAGGTTCCAATTGAAGAGGGAAGGGATGTCTAAATTGACAGGGAAAATATGTCCCAAAATTCAAGCGAAGTTGGACAATGAAGGTTTGAAGTCTTCTGATTGTGTGTCAATATATGCTGGAAATGGTTTATTTGAGGTTGAGTGCAGACATCAAAGGTCTGTTGTGAACTTGAGCAAGAGGACATGTGGTTGTAGGAAGTGGGATCTTACTGGCATCCCATGTCAGCATGCCATATCTGCCATACTATTTGATGGAAGTGTACCTGAAGATTATGTGCATCCTTATTACACAATTGAGACATACATGAAGGCATATGAACCAATAATTTACCCTGTGGCTAGCATGGAACAGTGGAGAAGGACATCAATAGATCCTTTGGAACCACCCAAGGATAAGATACAACGTGGTAGACCCAAGATAAAGAGAAAGAGGCATCCTTCAGAACCCAAAAACCCATATAAGCTAAGCAAGGCTGGTACCATCATCAAGTGCTCTGAGTGTAAGAAGGTGGGACATAATAGCAGAACATGTCCATCCAAAAAAGACAAG GGTACAGTGTCTACCAATGCTAAGAAGACACCTACAACAAACAAGAAGCAAGCAGTTGGAGGTGCAAGGGCTACTGCTGCAAGTGCTGTAGATTCAAGGGCTGGGGGTTCAAGGACTGTTGCTTCAAGTGTTGTAGATTCAAGGGTTGTTGCTGCAAGTTCCACTGGTGTAAGAACTTCAACGGCACCATTAACAATATATGGTGGCGATGCTAACAATGAGCGTGTGGTGGTGCTGACTTTGGAAAAAGCCATTCAAAGGATGcaggataagaagaagaaaagaccttgggtttga